In Natronococcus sp. AD-5, the genomic window TACGTCTTCCACGTCGACGTCGACGCGGGGCTGTACGAGTCCCGGACGACCGAAGCGATCGAAGACATCGAGGAGTTAGCGGCGAACGGGTGGGTTCGACGGCTCGGGTCGTACGATACCGAGCACGTAGTGGAGTAATCGTCTCCTCCGACGATGTCCGGAGCGGAACGAAGAGCGACGACTTCGTCCAGGTTTGCACGCAGAGACGGACTCGATGGCGGCGACATCGGACGCGGTCCGGACGTCGATCAATAGTGTCCCATAACCCCGGTCTCGCGCGCTCGCTCCGTGAAATACCAGAACAGAACGCACCCCGTGATGAAGTACGCCGCTCCGACGAAAGCCAGTACGAACAATTCGAAGACCTCGAGGTCCCAGAGACGGACTCCTTCGTTCATCACGCGTTGAAGCAGGTAGCTTCCCTGAACGAGCGGGAGGAGTTTGAGCGCGAACGCATCCTCCGAAGTCGGACCCGCGGCGATGAGCGCGACGAGCGCGAACTTGACGAGTCCAAAAATCGAACTAATGTTCTTGTATCGAACCGTCGCGCCGCCGAACAAAAGCCCGAGACCCATCGTAGACAGGAGCGTGAATGTGACGATCGGAACGATACTGAGTAGATCGAGGGAGAGCGATTCTCCAGTCGTAAGGAGCATCAGCGTGAGCATCGTGAAACCGACGAAAAACGTCGTGAAGAGCGAACCTAGCGACAGCAACACCGCGATACGACGGAAACCGAGCGGAGACAGGTACAATCGTTCTAACGTGCCCCACTTCGCCTCCGTAGCGAAGAGCCCCGCGAGTGCCTTGTAGGAGGCGTTTCCCATGATGAACAGGAAGAAGCCGACGATGAGTGCACCGAGCGTACCACCGAACCCCGGACCGACGAGCGAACGACCTCCGAAGTAGACGACGAGAAACAGCGCGTACAATCCGATTATTGCACCGGCCGTATTCACCGGATAGCGCTTCAGTAGTAATATATCACGCCTCACCATCGCACACAGCATCAGAGCGGAGTCGGACAGTTTCGTCGAATCGGCCGGTATCATCGGCCACCCTGCTCCGTGCGAGCATCGTCAACGCGCGACCGATCGTACACGAGGGACGTGAAAACGGCTTCAACGCCCGTGTCGGCCATCTGGATCGATTTGATTTGTAGATCGTTCTCTACGAGTACGCCCGTTAGATCGTGAACTCGGTTCGCGTTCGAAACAGCGACTTCCAGTTTCGTATGGTCCTGAAACGTCGCACGGGAGACGACGTCGTGGCTTCGTTCGATCTCGTTCCGAGTGGAGCCGGAAACGCACCCCTCGACGATCAGTTCGTACGTTCTCGTCTGGAGTGCTTCGAGTAGATTGTCGATAGAATCGTCGGCGATGATCTCGCCGTCGTCGAGTACTACCGCCCGGTCACAGATGGTCTCGATCACAGCCATATCGTGACTGGGGACGAGAATCGTTACGCCCCGCCGATCCGTCAGTTCAGCGAGAATCTTCTGTAGTTCAAATGAACTCTCGACGTCAAGTCCGCGCATCGGTTCGTCCAGGAAGAGAACGTCGACGTCCTGTGCCAGAGTCGTGGCCAACGATACTTTCTGTTTCTCGCCACGAGACAGGCCGTTCACCACGTCGTCCATCTTTTCGGTCAAACGTAATCGATCGAGGAACTGCAGCAACCACTCGCGATTCTCGATACTATCCTCGCCATTCAGACGGCTGAAGAACTCGAGATTCTCGCGGACCGTCAATCGCCAATACGTGCTCCGCGCCCCTCCCAGCAGCGCAGCCACCTTCGCGTGAACGCGGTGCGGATTTTCAATAACGTCGATACCATCGATCGAAACGGTGCCGTCTGTAGGGGT contains:
- a CDS encoding ABC transporter, with product MNTAGAIIGLYALFLVVYFGGRSLVGPGFGGTLGALIVGFFLFIMGNASYKALAGLFATEAKWGTLERLYLSPLGFRRIAVLLSLGSLFTTFFVGFTMLTLMLLTTGESLSLDLLSIVPIVTFTLLSTMGLGLLFGGATVRYKNISSIFGLVKFALVALIAAGPTSEDAFALKLLPLVQGSYLLQRVMNEGVRLWDLEVFELFVLAFVGAAYFITGCVLFWYFTERARETGVMGHY
- a CDS encoding ABC transporter ATP-binding protein translates to MIGSRERERDTTPRSIVSSENLVKSYDAGKSTVRAIDGVSLTVEAESIVGLLGPNGAGKTTLIKLLLGLITPTDGTVSIDGIDVIENPHRVHAKVAALLGGARSTYWRLTVRENLEFFSRLNGEDSIENREWLLQFLDRLRLTEKMDDVVNGLSRGEKQKVSLATTLAQDVDVLFLDEPMRGLDVESSFELQKILAELTDRRGVTILVPSHDMAVIETICDRAVVLDDGEIIADDSIDNLLEALQTRTYELIVEGCVSGSTRNEIERSHDVVSRATFQDHTKLEVAVSNANRVHDLTGVLVENDLQIKSIQMADTGVEAVFTSLVYDRSRVDDARTEQGGR